A window of the Diospyros lotus cultivar Yz01 unplaced genomic scaffold, ASM1463336v1 superscaf1, whole genome shotgun sequence genome harbors these coding sequences:
- the LOC127792822 gene encoding thioredoxin-like protein Clot yields the protein MPLHTLDATVANFGEVMEKFKSEAAENKTNLILFLADKDPSTCLSWCPDCVRAEPIIYKKLEASADDVALLRAYVGDRPTWRNPNHPWRIDSKFKLARVPTLIRWEDDAIKGRLEDHEAHLEHKIDDLLA from the exons ATGCCGCTCCACACGCTGGACGCGACGGTAGCGAACTTCGGGGAGGTGATGGAGAAGTTCAAATCGGAAGCAGCGGAAAACAAAACCAATCTTATCCTCTTCTTGGCCGACAAAGACCCTTCCACCTGTCTCAGTTGGTGTCCTG ACTGTGTGAGAGCTGAACCTATAATCTATAAGAAGCTGGAAGCATCAGCAGATGATGTGGCACTTCTTCGAGCTTATGTCGGTGATAGACCTACCTGGAGGAATCCCAATCATCCTTGGAGGATTGATTCAAAGTTTAAGCTCGCTCGAGTTCCCACACTTATTCGATGGGAAGATGATGCCATCAAAGGGCGCCTTGAAGACCATGAAGCTCACCTTGAGCACAAAATTGATGATCTTCTTGCCTGA